Proteins co-encoded in one Hyla sarda isolate aHylSar1 chromosome 4, aHylSar1.hap1, whole genome shotgun sequence genomic window:
- the AAGAB gene encoding alpha- and gamma-adaptin-binding protein p34 — protein MASVPCVLLTSCAASFHEEDLVTQIIGAEQLPAPEQEAEEVRQYPWRIDNKYYSANVNICIVPSTTQVSTQVAESVQAFVVYFDSTTKSGLEKVSPWLPLLEDWLLDVMILVCDRACDAGVSRQTAQEWCIQHGFELVELNPEELPDEDDDFPESTGVTRIIQALNANVWSNVEMKSEQSYGIFSSLTAMNLSPETNGEPQDNVSVSSGDATVPSTEQERAGDSSSHSDPQTDSLVDPMLDLDIRELASLTSGEGDLENFGRLFSKLQEMKGKAASMPHEQRKLHAEKVAKAFWMAIGGDRDEIEGISSDEDN, from the exons AGATAATTGGGGCAGAACAGCTTCCTGCACCTGAACAAGAAGCTGAGGAAGTGAGACAGTACCCATGGAGGATAGACAACAAGTATTACTCAGccaatgtgaatatttgcattgtACCCAGCACAACACAGGTGTCCACTCAGGTGGCAGAGTCCGTCCAGGCCTTTGTTGTATACTTTGACAGCACAACA AAATCTGGTCTAGAGAAAGTGTCGCCCTGGCTTCCACTGCTTGAAGACTGGCTACTGGATGTCATGATCTTGGTGTGTGATCGTGCATGTGATGCAG GTGTGAGCCGACAGACTGCCCAGGAGTGGTGTATACAGCATGGGTTTGAGTTGGTGGAGTTAAATCCTGAGGAGCTGCCAGATGAAGACG ATGATTTCCCAGAATCCACTGGTGTCACTCGGATAATACAAGCTCTGAATGCCAACGTATGGTCCAATGTGGAGATGAAGAGCG AACAATCCTACGGGATCTTCAGCTCATTGACAGCCATGAACCTCAGTCCTGAGACTAATGGGGAACCACAGGATAAT GTCTCTGTGTCCAGTGGAGATGCCACAGTGCCTTCCACCGAGCAGGAGCGTGCTGGTGATTCTAGTAGTCATAGTGATCCTCAGACTGATTCTTTAGTAG ACCCCATGTTGGATCTTGATATTCGAGAACTCGCCAGCCTTACTTCCGGAGAAGGGGACCTGGAGAATTTCGGACGACTTTTCAGTAAACTTCAGGAAATGAAAG GTAAAGCTGCCTCTATGCCACACGAACAAAGGAAACTGCATGCAGAAAAG GTTGCCAAAGCATTCTGGATGGCTATTGGAGGAGACCGTGATGAAATTGAAGGCATTTCTTCTGATGAAGATAACTAA